The proteins below come from a single Eubacterium limosum genomic window:
- the pcrA gene encoding DNA helicase PcrA, translating to MSLLDGLNEQQREAAATTEGPVLILAGAGSGKTRTIIHRIAYIIESKKAWPSQILAITFTNKAAGEMRERIAAMNVEESDRIWMYTFHAMCARIMRIHSQWLGYEDNFVIYDTDDQKRLYKTLIKELDFNDKMFPFQYVSGQISTAKNNFWTPEDYLKNNPGEFRAEKVAQYYRLYQDTLKKNNAMDFDDLIYNTLVLFKGFPEILEQYQNRFKYILVDEYQDTNHSQYELVNLLAAKHRNLCVCGDDDQSIYMWRGADINNILDFEKDYPDAKVVKLEENYRSTSVILDCANKVIANNTGRKDKNLWTRNPGEDKIVVSSFNQGYDEARFVAQEIENLRADKGYTYGDFAVLYRTNAQSRLFEEAFMREGMPYQLIGGTGFYSRMEIKDIISYLHVLINPLDNIGFMRIVNVPKRGIGTATLEKIREFAEFKGWSLMETFYHCEEVPELSSSVRNKVREFAAVMEELRDRCETDSVSELIDHVIKDTGYLEMLELGKLDHSESRIENLEELISSAVEFEKNSDDKSLTAYLETVALTAETDKYDSEEGKILLMTLHNAKGLEFPVVFLPGVEEGIFPHGRSMDNPEEMEEERRICYVGITRAKERLYMSWAAERTVYGRRQPQMQSRFLKELPPECLELNVQKYERNEIVEEASVEKKTYSFSDHLQHKPNVYKSAAPKKAKEESSGAFNLSDKVKHKKFGIGTIVEVKPNQVSIAFPGVGIKKLDPSYVTKA from the coding sequence GGCTCCGGGAAAACCCGGACCATTATCCACAGAATCGCTTATATTATCGAGAGTAAAAAGGCCTGGCCGTCACAGATCCTGGCCATTACCTTTACCAATAAAGCAGCGGGCGAAATGCGCGAGCGTATCGCCGCCATGAATGTGGAGGAGAGCGACCGCATCTGGATGTATACCTTCCACGCCATGTGCGCCCGCATCATGCGTATCCACAGCCAGTGGCTGGGCTATGAAGACAACTTTGTCATCTATGATACCGACGACCAGAAGCGCCTCTACAAAACCCTGATCAAGGAGCTGGATTTTAACGATAAGATGTTTCCATTCCAGTATGTATCGGGCCAGATCTCCACAGCCAAGAATAATTTCTGGACGCCGGAGGATTACCTGAAGAACAACCCCGGCGAGTTCCGGGCAGAGAAGGTGGCCCAGTACTACCGCCTGTACCAGGACACCCTGAAAAAGAACAACGCCATGGACTTCGATGACCTCATCTACAACACGCTGGTGCTGTTTAAGGGCTTTCCCGAAATTCTGGAGCAGTACCAGAACCGGTTTAAGTACATTCTGGTCGATGAGTACCAGGATACGAACCACAGCCAGTACGAGCTGGTTAACCTGCTGGCCGCGAAGCACCGCAACCTGTGTGTGTGCGGGGACGACGACCAGAGTATCTACATGTGGCGTGGGGCAGATATTAACAATATCCTCGACTTTGAAAAGGACTATCCTGACGCCAAGGTTGTCAAGCTGGAAGAAAATTACCGTTCCACCAGCGTGATCCTGGACTGTGCCAACAAGGTGATCGCCAACAATACTGGCCGTAAGGATAAAAACCTCTGGACCCGAAATCCCGGGGAGGATAAGATCGTCGTCTCATCCTTTAACCAGGGCTATGACGAGGCCCGCTTTGTAGCTCAGGAAATCGAGAACCTGAGGGCAGATAAGGGCTATACCTACGGCGACTTTGCGGTGCTCTACCGCACCAATGCCCAGTCCCGTCTCTTTGAAGAGGCTTTCATGCGCGAGGGCATGCCTTACCAGCTCATCGGAGGCACAGGCTTTTACTCACGTATGGAAATCAAGGATATTATTTCCTACCTCCATGTGCTCATCAATCCCCTGGACAATATCGGCTTTATGCGCATCGTGAACGTACCTAAGCGCGGCATCGGCACAGCCACCCTGGAAAAAATCCGGGAATTTGCCGAGTTCAAGGGCTGGAGCCTCATGGAAACTTTTTACCACTGCGAGGAAGTGCCAGAGCTCAGCTCCAGTGTGCGCAACAAGGTCCGCGAGTTCGCCGCGGTCATGGAGGAGCTGCGGGACCGCTGCGAAACCGATTCGGTCAGCGAGCTCATCGACCATGTCATCAAGGATACCGGCTATCTTGAGATGCTGGAGCTCGGCAAGCTGGACCACAGCGAGAGCCGTATCGAAAACCTTGAGGAGCTGATCTCCTCGGCCGTGGAATTTGAAAAGAACAGCGATGACAAGAGCCTGACCGCCTACCTGGAAACCGTGGCCCTGACAGCAGAAACCGACAAGTATGACAGCGAGGAAGGGAAGATCCTGCTCATGACCCTGCACAACGCCAAGGGGCTTGAGTTTCCAGTGGTCTTTCTGCCCGGCGTGGAGGAAGGGATATTCCCCCACGGCCGTTCCATGGACAACCCAGAGGAAATGGAGGAAGAACGCCGTATCTGCTATGTGGGCATCACCCGCGCCAAGGAGCGGCTGTATATGTCATGGGCGGCAGAACGCACCGTTTACGGACGCCGCCAGCCTCAGATGCAGTCCCGCTTCCTGAAGGAGCTGCCTCCGGAATGCCTGGAACTGAATGTCCAGAAATACGAGCGCAACGAGATTGTCGAGGAAGCCTCGGTGGAGAAAAAGACCTACAGCTTTTCCGACCATTTGCAGCATAAACCCAATGTTTATAAATCTGCAGCGCCTAAAAAGGCCAAGGAGGAAAGCTCCGGCGCCTTTAATCTCAGCGATAAGGTCAAGCATAAAAAATTTGGCATCGGCACCATTGTCGAGGTAAAACCGAATCAGGTGTCAATCGCATTCCCAGGAGTGGGTATAAAGAAACTGGACCCATCTTATGTAACAAAAGCCTAG
- the ligA gene encoding NAD-dependent DNA ligase LigA encodes MNEELKQAEAKISQLKKQIEENNVRYYDKDAPVIPDYAYDRMMQELISLETAYPQFLTSDSPSQRVGGAPSEAFEKVHYTTPKLSLSNAFNAGDLRDFDTRIRKVCPDVAYCVEHKFDGLTVVLDYENGLLVRGSTRGDGVTGENVTQNLKTVKTIPLRLTEPMTLEVRGEVLIYKEDFEELNAAREEQGEPLFANPRNAAAGSIRQLDPKLAAERPLDIFVFNLEYCENRSFETHKESFDFLTHCGFKTSEVKLYKDMEDIITYIEEMEHGGREALPYEIDGMVIKVNNLAERERLGDTSKSPRWAIAYKFSPEQTVTTVRDITVQVGRTGALTPVAELEPVLLAGSVISRATLHNEDYIIDKDIRIGDRVVIQKAGDVIPEVDHSIPEDRTGAEVVFTMPAHCPVCGSKTYRVPGEAVTKCLNMDCPAQVFRKIVHFASRDAMNIDGMGPAVVRQLLDSELIHTIVDIYHVSDRREDLIGLEKMGEKSVDNLINAIEDSKSRPLSKVVFALGIPLVGANGAKILASHFGSMDALMEASEEELTEIYDIGGKMAVEIVDFFKTDANRRIVDGLREAGVNMTENAARATAELAGKTFVLTGTLPTMGRREAKEILESHGAKVSGSVSKKTDYVLAGENPGSKAEKAVSLDVPVIDEETFKKMVGLE; translated from the coding sequence ATGAATGAAGAACTAAAACAGGCTGAGGCCAAAATCAGCCAGCTTAAAAAACAAATTGAAGAGAACAATGTCCGGTATTACGATAAGGACGCGCCTGTCATACCAGACTATGCGTATGACCGCATGATGCAGGAGCTCATCAGTCTGGAGACAGCCTATCCACAGTTCCTGACTTCTGACTCACCCAGCCAGCGTGTGGGCGGCGCGCCGTCAGAGGCCTTTGAGAAGGTTCACTACACCACGCCCAAGCTCAGCCTCAGCAACGCCTTTAACGCCGGGGATCTGAGGGATTTTGATACCCGTATCCGCAAGGTCTGCCCCGATGTGGCGTACTGTGTCGAGCATAAATTCGATGGCCTGACCGTCGTGTTAGACTACGAAAATGGACTGCTGGTCCGCGGCTCTACCCGCGGCGACGGTGTGACCGGCGAAAATGTCACCCAGAATCTGAAAACGGTCAAGACCATTCCTCTGCGTCTCACAGAACCCATGACCCTGGAGGTCCGTGGGGAGGTGCTGATCTATAAGGAGGACTTTGAGGAGCTGAACGCTGCGCGGGAGGAACAGGGTGAGCCCCTGTTCGCCAATCCCAGAAACGCCGCCGCAGGCTCTATCCGTCAGCTTGACCCTAAACTGGCGGCCGAAAGGCCTCTGGACATCTTTGTATTTAACCTGGAATACTGCGAGAATCGGTCCTTCGAGACCCATAAGGAAAGCTTTGATTTCCTCACACACTGCGGTTTTAAAACCAGTGAGGTGAAGCTTTACAAGGATATGGAGGACATCATCACCTACATTGAGGAGATGGAACATGGCGGAAGAGAGGCCCTGCCCTATGAGATTGACGGCATGGTCATCAAGGTCAATAATCTGGCGGAGCGGGAGCGGCTGGGGGACACCTCTAAGTCGCCGCGTTGGGCCATTGCCTACAAGTTCTCGCCTGAGCAGACAGTGACCACTGTGCGGGATATTACCGTGCAGGTGGGCCGTACCGGCGCCCTGACGCCTGTGGCAGAGCTTGAGCCTGTGCTGCTGGCCGGCTCCGTTATTTCCCGGGCGACCCTCCATAACGAGGACTACATCATCGACAAGGATATCCGGATCGGCGACAGGGTTGTCATCCAGAAGGCCGGGGATGTTATCCCTGAGGTGGACCACTCCATCCCAGAGGACCGCACTGGCGCAGAGGTTGTTTTCACCATGCCTGCCCATTGCCCGGTCTGCGGCTCCAAAACCTACCGGGTGCCCGGCGAGGCTGTGACCAAGTGTCTGAACATGGACTGTCCGGCCCAGGTGTTCCGCAAGATTGTGCACTTTGCCTCCAGAGACGCCATGAACATCGACGGTATGGGTCCTGCGGTGGTGAGACAGCTGCTGGATAGCGAATTGATCCACACCATTGTGGATATCTACCATGTTTCGGACCGTCGTGAGGACCTGATCGGTCTGGAAAAAATGGGTGAAAAATCTGTGGATAACCTCATAAATGCCATAGAGGACTCCAAGAGCAGGCCCCTCTCCAAGGTGGTTTTTGCCCTGGGAATTCCGCTGGTAGGAGCTAATGGGGCTAAAATACTGGCCTCCCACTTCGGCAGCATGGACGCCCTTATGGAAGCCTCCGAGGAGGAGCTGACAGAGATTTATGACATTGGCGGCAAAATGGCTGTGGAAATTGTGGACTTTTTCAAGACCGACGCCAACCGCCGCATTGTGGACGGTCTGCGCGAGGCTGGTGTCAATATGACGGAAAATGCCGCCAGGGCCACAGCAGAGCTTGCGGGTAAGACCTTTGTCCTGACCGGCACACTGCCCACCATGGGACGCCGTGAGGCCAAGGAGATCCTGGAGAGCCACGGCGCCAAGGTGTCCGGCTCAGTCAGTAAAAAAACCGATTATGTGCTGGCCGGTGAGAACCCCGGCTCAAAGGCTGAGAAAGCCGTGAGCCTGGACGTGCCAGTCATTGACGAGGAAACCTTTAAAAAAATGGTCGGCTTGGAATAA